The Neodiprion fabricii isolate iyNeoFabr1 chromosome 4, iyNeoFabr1.1, whole genome shotgun sequence genome window below encodes:
- the LOC124179328 gene encoding basement membrane-specific heparan sulfate proteoglycan core protein isoform X26, whose translation MGGSRCFVYIALILLLVISSVDSQGRRRQNRTRPRACSDGEYKCRNGQCIGKELLCDGTPDCRDRSDELTCRTACDPQSEWTCNNNQCILISQKCDGVADCQDRSDEQICPCSEAQFRCNNGYCVPKIRRCDGFNDCQDRSDEMNCTPPAQRCRPDEFECLSGECIIDTQVCDLVLDCADGSDEANCGSEGQVCSSEEFRCNDGTCLSLNARCNSIIECSTGEDEEQCGCAATEFRCSDGTCIAYDLHCNGYKDCPDNSDEDCGWADCPSMDFTCGDGSCVPKSSVCNGIDDCPRAEDELHCVRPCTDSEFRCVKDGKCISAAYRCDSTNDCSDRSDEEGCPLKSENGTGIGTGNRPGSGGLDRTTERNFVPEGETETTNIGVRECDPKTEFRCKNGQCILARRECDDLPDCYDGSDEYNCVRKGICSLDQWKCGSSECIPENGRCDGVTQCVDGSDELDCVYDCPAGTFKCDNGVCLDGTKFCDGEPDCPDGSDERNCPCPAGKWPCANGNCIYQKFRCDGHTDCHDGSDEINCQDTLRPTRPPSPPSCTQDEFQCGSGECVPRTAFCDSVTDCGDASDELNCPTQGCSRGEFQCRNRACVSEGSRCNGYDDCGDNSDEENCAPFEKSCSESEWRCENGPCISINQRCDGWPDCPLDNSDELDCNQTACQPWQWRCENGPCIALSQRCNGRRDCPLDNSDELDCPRPTYPPFPQESLKLVVRPVDQVIKEKPPPEGQEVVIRCRDESPRRAQVRWVRKDGTPLPPGSTVKSGRLTMPNIQVSHGGDYVCEALGVPVNTPGRTATAHVTVEKYELNSSRPKEACKYDEATCSNGDCIPKSSVCDNRMDCTDGSDELRCSPLGCEPNEFRCASKECVSKLWRCDGDRDCTDGSDEENCTPSPPGSPCKYSEFKCTRVDQCIPKTFHCDMETDCMDGSDELGCSKVTIQSPPPMMVELNVGETFTITCTAVGIPVPEINWRLNWGHIPDKCKTTSVNGVGTLTCPNIAIENQGAYSCEAMNGLRGPNEPGWTFAVPDTILVVKNPDGVCPAGQFNSLARSPEECISCFCFGVATTCSSADLFTFVLQSPFDQYNLVAVDATRGTRIQGRITGRVPEVLPFDENGVHVTDPYPESNDYVDIPYFAMPESYHGSQLKSYGGYLRYTVRHAGRGKRPNGLPSVILSGNNYVLLHEAKDVDRVYETDEAVRFFYGDWQLRENDELRLASREEIMMTLANVDNILIKIKYDDGPIDTSLINIVMDTADVGNIDLDAASFVEECRCPAGYTGLSCENCASGFARRNSGPWLGQCYEERLSICPPGTYGDPSRNIPCQTCPCPLTSASNQFARTCHLDSDGQPTCDCAQGYLGRRCEQCAPGYQGNPSTAGDKCVKVSECDPNGSISPYVNPVTGQCDCKSSATGRTCNKCKANTFNLAAKNEFGCTSCFCMGITEKCTSSNFYRSEIRAEFTSSIRDFSLVESPRDGNQPSPIVDGIRLNTIRREIVYNSFPNSDNNEVYYWQLPSEFLGDQLGSYGGSLVYTVRYVPSPGGGRSRNNAADVELISSNDIELRYYSAAQVEPNDSVKFTVPIHEKHWQRIDGTTINRESLLMALADVQAIRIKATYTTHTDEAALSSVSLDTAVGINNGRERAVEVEQCSCPVGYKGLSCEDCDVGYTRADEGLYLGLCEPCECYGHATQCHPETGVCEYCRDHTTGQKCESCEFGYEGDPTRGTPEDCQLRDLPSRNSTKCNPAGSLGTNSYIEQCPCKPNVVGRECDRCRASTFGLSAGNPDGCNECFCSGVSQECHESSLYVIQKPTLILDSNHGFTLTDTGRSQVITEGFDIQTATNEIGYRYPDTRSQRLFWSLPSFITGNQIKSYGGNLNLTQRIATRAGAQIDKDQDVVLIGNGITLFWVNPEEIQSDYSLTYSVPLVESAWKRLTKDGPRSASRVDLMTVLANLEAILVRATHSQEMIATYISDVSLDTAVQHVPTNRRATQVEVCRCPLGYTGSSCETCAHGYYRNEYDRSRSILGSCNLCPCNGNEQSCELDGYDNVKCHCSPQFSGPYCEYNFPDTTTITPPPPNPPRIIVTIRQTGLEIVEAGTTVRYYCSGRSEDSDTIDIQWQKEDGELPPGRSYDDARGLLIIRDVKISDSGVYVCQVSDGINVAFETVSLTVEGNVGSKPTILIKPSYLTVEEGNPAEFHCDSSGVPQPEVSWIRVRGEMNPSATFENGIWRLPSARKSDEDEYKCIARNSAGTTEHRTILYITERREPPPDRPIIDPIEWVGGPTEPVQLVCTASLDATITWTRAGNLPLPPSATERGGVLTIYNPSPSDSGIYVCTATSFQGVTTTNNARISIQSSNGPPAVTIEPARQTVFQGTVAEVKCVVTGNPAPSVTWTKRGEPLGAHIQIVGSTLRILEPNVSDRGIYVCQATNSGGSSQGSAVIEIEPREAPVIALYPEKRQRVLVGGSAMFACRAEKGIPTPELIWAREDGRPFSSNVEQLSSGVLRFSNVTLDDGGSFTCTASNAVGSTSTIAVLEINSQPVITITPSNRTPLIIGVGQRVRFTCSATGQPPPTVVWNKGPGYSGISRTRSYDAVHEISSVSFEDEGIYTCTASNGEGIAEERIELIVKDNEIVPPSPNPSGPVVEIPSETMRIPVGGRAEIRCQIFNGDRKLYLDWKRSDGGSLPEGSSVRDGTLSIPLVTSRAAGEYVCQGTSTTGSIEFQARTYLEIITPPRILLEPIRQTVRPGDSPFVNCSAIGDQPITVRWQVSQQGLSNRVSQTDGVLQFHGITFEDAGKYVCTATNHAGSAEAVAEVSVTSEYGPPVTSTQRDVSAFVGNSVRLDCPPFQSRSLVEWSREGSDLPANSYKRDNYLEMPQVRAEDSGRYICRVTDAYGVRSENYVNLRVELYGALCSDTEIQCRSNECIDKRYLCDGLIDCMDGSDERFCNNRQYRHYPPWQRARAPQISLRIRATSELVNIGDTVDLRCESSGGQDVRFRWIRPTYSSLPPNSRVVGPVLRLANVVRGDSGVYRCIAETRETSAEQDYNLIVQGGNNDSPAVETTAVPYGAGFSMDCKGDIEPPVAFEWAKLGGILPNESRKQNNHLTLVNVKAEDAGTYICTASNGQTSVEILQILVVTGVVPYFNQAPESYISFRPLQDAMLKFDIEVSFKPEMYDGIILYNAEKSDGSGDFIALSLVGGYPEFRFNLGSRPAVIRARNPVTLGKWHTIKLYRSRKEGRMTIVGDPQSPYSGTAPGRLQTLDLMEPLYVGGVPDYQRVDSEATVSDGFVGCISRLVIGSKEIDLNTDQLERVGTTTCETCVENSCSNRGVCQEAATEEGYRCLCPAGYSGNLCDIVGQACYPGACGEGTCNDIGDGFTCDCPIGRGGHKCELDMSVDEPAFLDSNAYLAYRTPKALRKIKLAMTFKPSDSGDGILMYCAQNNEGLGDFVALVIKDRHVELRFDLGSGMAVVRSNHVVQPGIWLHVRASRDFKEGKLSVNGEAQVEGRSPGSSKTMNLDTLLYIGGVNSRRVAINRNVGIDKNFRGCISKFDIAGQNIDILKSVVESSNIRDCVGKYSNHTDFPPYETTPTPTRPPTSPSTTQFDPCVSNPCVHGDCQQTETLDYSCVCEYGYVGRNCENVLKQCELLNPCKNAGTCTDLHGGYKCDCRLGFNGLQCEIPVEIASDVAFRGDGWLELERSVMTHEEEKEVLGFEISTNKSTGLIMWHGQTPADLRPDDYISLAVVDGYVEYQYDLGSGPAKIRVTTQRVDDGERHRIVLKRQGSEGSIELNGEHTESGGSDGLQQLLNARGSVYLGGLPDYAMSYGRYQDGFSGCIYTLEVQDSGAIYIGDVAIRGRNVYPCTSDPDSVPKRGDI comes from the exons GTTGGGCTGACTGTCCCTCGATGGATTTCACCTGCGGAGATGGCTCTTGTGTCCCGAAAAGCTCGGTTTGCAACGGCATCGACGACTGCCCGCGGGCCGAAGACGAGCTTCACTGCG TGAGACCATGCACCGATTCGGAGTTCAGATGCGTCAAGGATGGTAAATGCATCAGCGCTGCGTACAGGTGCGATTCGACTAACGACTGCTCAGACCGCAGCGACGAGGAGGGCTGCCCCCTGAAGAGCGAAAACGGGACTGGAATCGGGACCGGAAATCGTCCCGGAAGTGGAGGGTTGGACCGAACTACAGAGAGGAACTTCGTCCCTGAGGGCGAAACCGAAACGACTA ATATCGGAGTACGAGAATGCGACCCGAAGACCGAATTTCGCTGTAAGAATGGCCAGTGCATCTTAGCTCGTAGGGAGTGCGATGATCTTCCTGACTGCTACGATGGCTCAGATGAATATAACTGCG TGCGCAAAGGGATCTGCTCACTGGACCAATGGAAGTGTGGAAGCTCGGAATGCATACCGGAGAACGGAAGGTGCGACGGTGTTACCCAGTGCGTCGATGGCTCCGATGAGCTGGACTGCG TATACGACTGTCCGGCGGGAACGTTCAAATGCGACAACGGCGTATGTCTGGATGGGACTAAGTTTTGCGACGGCGAACCGGATTGTCCCGACGGATCCGACGAGAGGAACTGCC CCTGCCCTGCCGGCAAGTGGCCGTGTGCAAACGGAAACTGCATTTATCAGAAATTCCGATGCGACGGGCACACGGACTGTCACGACGGAAGTGACGAGATTAACTGCC AGGACACTTTGAGACCGACTCGACCACCGAGTCCACCTTCTTGTACGCAAGATGAATTCCAGTGCGGCAGTGGAGAGTGCGTTCCGAGAACCGCCTTCTGTGACAGCGTTACCGACTGCGGGGACGCCAGCGACGAACTTAACTGTCCGACACAGG GTTGCAGCCGGGGCGAATTCCAGTGCAGAAATCGCGCCTGCGTGAGCGAAGGATCGAGATGTAACGGATACGACGACTGTGGCGACAATTCCGACGAGGAAAACTGCG CTCCTTTCGAGAAGAGTTGCTCGGAAAGCGAATGGCGGTGCGAAAATGGTCCCTGCATCTCGATCAACCAGCGGTGCGACGGATGGCCCGACTGTCCGCTGGACAACTCGGACGAGCTTGATTGCAACCAGACGGCCTGTCAGCCTTGGCAGTGGCGGTGCGAAAACGGGCCCTGCATCGCCCTGAGTCAACGGTGCAACGGACGACGCGACTGTCCGCTGGACAACTCGGACGAGTTAGACTGCCCCCGACCCACTTACCCTCCCTTCC CGCAAGAGTCGCTGAAACTCGTGGTACGCCCGGTGGACCAAGTGATCAAAGAAA AACCGCCACCTGAAG GTCAAGAAGTCGTCATTCGATGTCGAGACGAAAGTCCACGTCGAGCCCAGGTCCGCTGGGTCCGCAAGGACGGCACTCCGCTGCCACCTGGAAGCACTGTTAAGTCCGGTCGTTTGACGATGCCCAACATACAGGTCAGCCACGGTGGTGACTACGTCTGCGAAGCGCTCGGAGTACCCGTGAATACACCGGGTCGAACAGCTACCGCCCATGTGACAGTTGAAAAGT ACGAATTAAATTCTTCAAGACCGAAAGAGGCTTGTAAATACGACGAAGCTACCTGCAGCAACGGCGATTGCATTCCGAAATCGTCGGTGTGTGACAACAGGATGGACTGTACGGACGGCAGCGATGAATTGAGATGCA GTCCGCTTGGGTGCGAGCCCAACGAGTTTAGGTGTGCGAGCAAGGAATGTGTGAGCAAATTATGGAGATGCGACGGTGACAGAGACTGCACTGATGGCAGTGATGAAGAAAATTGCACGCCTTCACCCCCAGGCTCGCCCTGCAAGTACAGCGAGTTCAAATGCACACGTGTCGATCAGTGCATTCCGAAGACCTTCCACTGCGACATGGAGACAGATTGTATGGACGGAAGTGACGAGCTAGGATGCT CTAAGGTAACCATCCAAAGTCCTCCACCGATGATGGTCGAACTAAACGTAGGCGAAACCTTTACGATAACTTGTACCGCCGTCGGTATTCCGGTGCCAGAAATCAACTGGCGATTGAACTGGGGACACATACCGGACAAGTGCAAGACTACCTCTGTAAACGGCGTCGGGACTCTGACGTGCCCTAACATTGCGATCGAAAACCAAGGCGCTTACTCGTGCGAAGCGATGAACGGTCTGAGGGGACCAAACGAACCAGGATGGACGTTCGCAGTCCCCGATACCATTCTTGTCGTTAAGAATCCGGACGGCGTTTGCCCTGCGGGACAGTTCAACTCCCTCGCTCGCTCCCCTGAAGAATGCATCTCCTGCTTCTGCTTTGGAGTCGCTACCACATGTTCGAGCGCCGACCTCTTCACCTTTGTGCTGCAATCGCCCTTCGACCAGTACAACCTTGTCGCTGTGGACGCTACCAGAGGCACAAGGATCCAAGGTCGAATAACCGGTAGAGTGCCGGAGGTTCTTCCATTCGATGAAAACGGTGTTCATGTCACTGACCCGTACCCTGAAAGTAATGATTATGTCGATATACCCTACTTTGCAATGCCGGAAAGCTACCATGGCAGTCAACTGAAGTCCTACGGTGGATACCTGAGGTACACCGTCCGACATGCTGGCCGAGGAAAAAGACCCAATGGCTTGCCTTCGGTCATACTCAGTGGTAACAATTACGTTCTACTACACGAGGCCAAGGATGTGGATCGAGTCTACGAGACTGACGAAGCGGTGCGATTCTTCTACGGAGACTGGCAACTGAGAGAAAACGATGAGTTGAGATTGGCATCAAGAGAGGAGATCATGATGACACTTGCAAATGTTGATAACATCTTAATTAA GATCAAATATGACGATGGACCGATAGATACTTCCCTCATAAACATAGTAATGGACACAGCTGACGTGGGTAACATAGACCTGGACGCTGCATCATTTGTTGAAGAATGTCGTTGTCCAGCTG GCTACACGGGTCTCTCCTGTGAAAATTGTGCATCTGGCTTTGCGAGACGAAATAGTGGCCCATGGCTAGGGCAGTGCTACGAAGAAAGGCTATCGATCTGTCCACCTGGCACCTACGGTGACCCATCAAGAAACATCCCATGCCAGACTTGCCCCTGCCCGCTAACTTCGGCATCTAATCA ATTCGCTCGAACCTGTCACCTCGACTCGGACGGACAACCGACCTGTGATTGTGCCCAAGGATACCTTGGACGTAGATGCGAACAGTGTGCTCCTGGATATCAGGGCAACCCCTCCACCGCTGGTGACAAATGCGTGAAAGTCAGTGAATGTGACCCTAATGGCAGCATCAGCCCGTATGTGAACCCTGTAACCGGACAATGTGACTGCAAG TCGTCTGCAACTGGTCGTACCTGCAACAAATGCAAGGCCAACACGTTCAACTTGGCCGCCAAAAACGAATTTGGATGCACTAGTTGCTTCTGTATGGGCATCACTGAAAAATGTACTTCTTCGAACTTTTACAGAAGCGAA ATCCGCGCAGAGTTTACCAGCTCCATCCGTGATTTCTCTTTAGTCGAATCGCCACGAGATGGTAATCAGCCATCGCCAATTGTCGATGGCATCCGGCTGAATACCATACGCCGAGAAATCGTGTACAACTCTTTTCCCAACAGTGACAATAACGAAGTTTACTATTGGCAATTACCTAGCGAATTCTTGGGTGACCAGCTCGGCTCCTACGGCGGTAGCCTCGTGTACACAGTGAGATATGTTCCGTCCCCAGGGGGTGGAAGATCCAGAAACAATGCTGCCGATGTTGAACTGATCAGC TCAAACGATATCGAACTTCGATACTATTCTGCAGCACAAGTAGAACCGAACGATTCCGTGAAATTCACGGTACCGATACATGAGAAACATTGGCAGCGAATCGACGGAACTACCATTAATCGAGAGAGTCTTCTCATGGCTTTAGCTGACGTACAGGCAATCCGTATTAAGGCAACGTATACCACACATACCGATGAAGCTGC ACTCTCTTCGGTGTCTCTGGATACCGCGGTAGGCATAAACAACGGCAGAGAACGCGCGGTTGAAGTTGAACAGTGTAGCTGCCCCGTCGGATACAAAGGCTTATCTTGCGAGGACTGCGACGTCGGGTACACCAGAGCCGATGAGGGATTGTATCTTGGCTTGTGCGAGCCCTGCGAATGTTACGGACATGCAACCCAATGCCATCCGGAAACCGGAGTCTGCGAG TATTGTCGCGATCATACAACCGGACAAAAATGCGAGTCCTGCGAATTTGGGTACGAAGGTGACCCAACTCGAGGAACTCCTGAAGATTGTCAGCTACGAGACTTACCCTCCAGAAACTCAACAAAGTGTAACCCGGCCGGATCTCTCGGGACCAATTCTTACATCGAACAGTGTCCGTGTAAACCTAACGTCGTGGGTCGTGAATGTGATCGCTGCCGTGCATCAACCTTCGGACTATCCGCCGGTAACCCAGATGGTTGCAATGAATGTTTCTGTAGCGGAGTTTCCCAGGAGTGTCACGAAAGCTCCCTTTATGTCATTCAGAAGCCAACCCTTATTCTCGATTCCAATCATGGCTTTACTCTCACAGACAc CGGACGAAGCCAAGTGATAACGGAAGGATTCGACATTCAAACTGCTACAAATGAGATCGGTTACCGTTATCCGGACACTCGGAGCCAGAGACTTTTCTGGTCATTACCATCTTTCATAACGGGTAACCAGATAAAGAGCTATGGTGGGAATTTAAATCTGACCCAGCGAATCGCTACCCGTGCCGGCGCACAGATCGATAAAGATCAAGATGTTGTTCTTATCGGCAATGGCATAACTCTCTTCTGGGTCAATCCTGAAGAAATCCAATCAGACTACTCGCTG ACATACAGCGTGCCATTAGTTGAATCAGCATGGAAACGACTGACGAAGGATGGTCCGCGTAGCGCGTCTCGTGTGGATCTCATGACCGTCCTTGCAAACTTGGAAGCTATTCTGGTCCGTGCAACGCACAGTCAGGAAATGATTGCAACTTATATCAGCGATGTCAGTCTTGACACGGCTGTGCAACACGTGCCAACCAACAGACGCGCTACTCAAGTCGAAGTCTGCCGATGCCCGTTGGGATACACGGGAAGTTCCTGCGAAACCTGCGCCCATGGATATTATAGGAACGAGTACGACAGATCCCGCAGTATCCTAGGATCCTGCAATCTTTGCCCTTGTAATGGAAACGAACAAAGCTGCGAACTCGACGGATACGATAATGTCAAATGTCACTGCTCGCCGCAATTCAGTGGACCATACTGCGAATACAACT TCCCAGACACCACCACGATCACACCTCCGCCGCCTAATCCGCCGAGAATCATCGTCACGATCCGTCAGACCGGTCTTGAAATCGTCGAGGCCGGCACGACAGTCAGATATTACTGTTCCGGAAGATCAGAGGACAGC GACACAATCGACATCCAGTGGCAGAAGGAGGATGGGGAACTGCCGCCTGGTCGAAGCTACGACGACGCTCGTGGTCTTCTTATTATCAGAGATGTCAAGATCTCCGACAGCGGTGTATACGTTTGCCAAGTCAGCGACGGAATCAATGTCGCCTTCGAAACCGTGTCTCTGACTGTTGAAG GTAACGTAGGTTCGAAGCCAACAATATTAATCAAGCCAAGTTACTTGACGGTCGAAGAAGGGAATCCTGCCGAATTCCACTGTGATTCATCGGGTGTTCCACAGCCCGAAGTATCGTGGATTCGTGTCCGAGGTGAAATGAATCCCAGCGCAACCTTTGAAAATGGTATTTGGAGACTACCCTCCGCCAGGAAAAGCGACGAAGATGAATACAAGTGTATCGCGCGAAATAGTGCCGGTACCACCGAACATCGAACGATTCTCTACATCACTG AACGCCGTGAGCCACCACCAGACAGACCAATTATTGACCCTATCGAATGGGTAGGTGGCCCCACTGAACCTGTCCAACTTGTGTGCACCGCATCGCTTGATGCCACAATCACTTGGACCAGGGCCGGAAACCTACCATTGCCACCTTCTGCTACCGAACGAGGGGGAGTTTTGACAATTTACAATCCTAGTCCCTCCGACTCCGGCATATACGTGTGCACGGCAACCAGCTTCCAAGGAGTAACGACTACCAACAACGCGAGAATATCAATCCAATCATCGAACGGACCTCCAGCCGTCACAATTGAACCAGCAAGGCAGACCGTTTTCCAAGGAACAGTAGCTGAAGTCAAATGTGTCGTGACGGGCAACCCTGCACCTTCTGTTACATGGACAAAACGCGGAGAACCTCTTGGTGCTCATATTCAAATTGTCGGAAGTACGCTCAGGATCCTCGAACCGAACGTTTCGGATCGAGGAATTTACGTCTGCCAAGCTACCAACAGTGGCGGAAGTTCGCAGGGCAGCGCTGTGATTGAAATAGAAC CTCGAGAGGCGCCAGTCATAGCCCTGTACCCGGAGAAGAGGCAACGCGTTCTCGTCGGCGGGTCAGCGATGTTCGCATGCCGTGCTGAAAAGGGAATCCCAACACCAGAGCTCATCTGGGCTCGAGAGGATGGCAGACCGTTCAGCTCGAACGTAGAGCAGCTATCTTCTGGCGTGCTGAGATTCAGCAACGTTACTCTAGATGACGGCGGAAGCTTCACTTGTACAGCATCAAACGCGGTCGGATCGACCTCTACAATTGCCGTCCTCGAAATTAACTCACAACCAGTAATCACAATCACACCATCCAACCGAACTCCTCTGATAATCGGAGTTGGCCAGAGAGTGCGGTTCACCTGCAGTGCTACTGGCCAGCCACCGCCCACAGTCGTATGGAACAAGGGCCCCGGATA TTCAGGCATTAGCAGAACCCGCTCGTACGACGCTGTCCATGAAATAAGCTCAGTCTCCTTCGAAGATGAGGGTATCTACACGTGCACTGCGTCAAATGGCGAGGGCATAGCCGAAGAACGCATCGAGCTTATTGTAAAAGATAATGAAATAGTCCCACCGTCACCTAACCCG AGTGGCCCTGTAGTGGAGATTCCCAGCGAGACAATGAGGATTCCTGTTGGTGGACGAGCTGAGATACGCTGTCAGATATTCAACGGTGACCGGAAGCTTTATCTTGACTGGAAGAGGAGTGATGGCGGAAGTTTGCCAGAAGGAAGCAGCGTGCGCGACGGCACTCTGTCTATACCTCTTGTGACGAGTAGAGCGGCTGGAGAATACGTCTGCCAAGGGACGAGCACCACCGGAAGTATCGAATTCCAAGCGAGGACTTATTTAGAAATCATAA CTCCACCAAGAATTTTGTTGGAGCCGATCCGACAGACCGTGAGGCCAGGTGACAGCCCATTCGTGAATTGTAGCGCTATAGGAGATCAGCCCATCACTGTTAGGTGGCAAGTCAGTCAACAGGGTCTTTCTAATCGAGTCAGTCAGACCGACGGAGTCCTCCAATTCCACGGTATCACCTTTGAAGATGCTGGAAAATATGTCTGCACAGCAACAAATCATGCTGGAAGTGCCGAAGCGGTCGCCGAAGTTTCAGTCACTTCAG AGTACGGGCCTCCTGTCACCAGTACCCAGCGAGACGTTTCCGCATTCGTTGGCAATAGCGTACGGCTCGATTGTCCCCCATTCCAGAGTCGATCACTTGTCGAATGGAGTAGGGAAGGATCAGATCTCCCGGCCAACTCGTACAAACGCGATAATTATCTGGAAATGCCTCAAGTTAGGGCGGAAGATAGCGGAAGATATATATGTCGGGTCACTGATGCTTATGGAGTAAGAAGCGAGAATTACGTCAATTTACGAGTCGAAT TGTACGGAGCGTTGTGCAGCGATACCGAAATCCAATGCAGAAGCAACGAATGCATTGACAAGCGCTATCTCTGCGACGGCTTGATCGACTGCATGGACGGGAGCGACGAGCGATTCTGCAATAACAGACAATATCGTCACTATCCACCATGGCAACGCG CTCGAGCACCACAGATCTCCCTCCGCATACGAGCTACTAGTGAACTCGTCAACATCGGAGATACCGTCGATTTACGGTGTGAAAGCTCCGGTGGTCAAGACGTGCGCTTCCGATGGATCCGACCCACGTATTCATCACTGCCACCAAATTCAAGAGTGGTTGGACCTGTGCTGAGACTTGCGAATGTTGTTCGAGGTGACAGTGGAGTATATCGTTGTATAGCCGAAACGCGAGAAACGAGTGCCGAACAGGACTACAATCTCATAGTTCAAG GTGGGAACAACGATTCACCAGCTGTAGAAACGACAGCTGTGCCGTATGGAGCGGGATTCTCGATGGATTGCAAGGGTGACATAGAACCACCGGTTGCATTCGAGTGGGCTAAACTTGGAGGTATTTTGCCGAACGAGAGTAGAAAACAGAAT AATCACCTTACACTGGTGAACGTGAAAGCCGAAGATGCGGGCACGTACATCTGCACCGCGAGCAACGGCCAAACGAGCGTGGAAATACTGCAAATCCTGGTTGTGACTGGCGTGGTGCCGTACTTCAATCAAGCCCCCGAGAGTTACATATCTTTCCGGCCCCTGCAAGATGCCATGCTTAAATTCGATATCGAAGTATCGTTCAAGCCTGAAATGTACGACGGTATTATTCTCTACAATGCTGAGAAGAGCGACGGCAGTGGAGACTTCATTGCTCTTTCCCTCGTCGGAGGATATCCGGAATTCAG GTTCAACCTTGGATCTCGTCCAGCCGTTATCCGAGCACGGAATCCTGTCACTTTAGGAAAATGGCACACAATCAAGCTCTATCGTAGCCGGAAAGAGGGAAGAATGACGATAGTTGGCGATCCTCAAAGCCCCTACTCAGGTACCGCCCCAGGCAGGTTGCAAACGTTGGATTTGATGGAGCCGCTGTACGTAGGAGGTGTTCCCGACTACCAAAGGGTTGACTCGGAAGCAACGGTATCCGACGGCTTTGTGGGTTGTATCAGTAGGCTGGTCATCGGATCAAAGGAAATCGATTTGAACACCGACCAGTTGGAAAGGGTCGGCACTACTACCTGCGAAACTTGTGTCGAAAATTCGTGCAGCAATAGAGGAGTTTGTCAGGAAGCCGCTACCGAAGAAGGTTACAGGTGCCTCTGCCCTGCAGGATACAGCGGAAACCTCTGCGACATTGTTGGACAGGCATGTTATCCAG GGGCCTGTGGTGAAGGTACATGCAACGATATAGGCGACGGTTTCACTTGCGACTGTCCAATTGGCAGGGGTGGTCACAAATGCGAATTAGACATGAGCGTTGACGAGCCAGCGTTCTTGGATAGCAATGCATACTTAGCGTACCGAACGCCCAAGGCATTACGCAA GATTAAACTAGCTATGACATTTAAACCATCGGACTCGGGCGACGGAATTCTGATGTACTGTGCTCAGAACAACGAAGGTTTGGGCGACTTTGTAGCCCTCGTAATAAAGGACAGACACGTAGAGTTGCGATTCGACTTGGGCTCCGGAATGGCGGTGGTAAGATCGAACCACGTTGTGCAGCCAGGAATTTGGCTCCACGTAAGGGCGAGCAGAGACTTCAAAGAAGGGAAACTGTCCGTCAACGGAGAGGCCCAAGTCGAGGGAAGGTCGCCAGGTTCTTCGAAAACCATGAACCTCGACACTCTCTTGTACATCGGAGGGGTGAACAGCCGCAGGGTTGCGATAAACAGGAACGTGGGAATCGACAAGAACTTCCGAGGCTGCATAAGCAAG TTCGACATCGCGGGGCAGAACATCGACATTCTCAAGTCAGTCGTCGAATCGTCCAACATCCGAGATTGCGtgggaaaatattcaaatcatACCGATTTCCCGCCGTACGAAACAACACCGACTCCCACAAGGCCGCCAACCTCGCCGTCAACGACGCAGTTCGATCCCTGCGTCTCGAATCCGTGCGTTCACGGAGACTGCCAACAGACGGAGACCCTCGACTATTCCTGCGTTTGCGAATACGGATACGTTGGTAGAAACTGCGAGAACGTTTTGAAGCAGTGCGAATTGCTGAACCCCTGCAAAAACGCGGGAACGTGCACCGATCTTCACGGGGGTTACAAATGCGACTGCCGGCTCGGTTTCAACGGACTCCAATGCGAAATTC CCGTTGAAATAGCATCGGACGTGGCTTTCCGCGGCGATGGCTGGCTCGAACTCGAGAGGTCGGTGATGACCCacgaagaagagaaggaaGTCCTGGGATTCGAAATCTCCACGAACAAAAGCACCGGCCTGATCATGTGGCACGGACAGACGCCGGCGGATCTCAGGCCCGATGATTACATATCGCTTGCTGTCGTCGACGG GTACGTCGAGTATCAGTACGACCTTGGATCGGGACCCGCGAAGATCAGGGTAACGACCCAGCGGGTGGACGACGGGGAACGTCACAGGATCGTCCTGAAGCGTCAGGGAAGCGAGGGCAGCATCGAGCTGAACGGTGAGCATACCGAAAGCGGGGGGAGCGACGGTCTTCAGCAACTCCTCAACGCCAGAGGCAGCGTTTACCTCGGCGGTCTGCCGGACTACGCGATGAGTTACGGCCGGTACCAGGACGGGTTTTCCGGGTGCATCTACACCCTCGAGGTCCAGGACTCGGGGGCGATATACATCGGCGACGTGGCGATCAGAGGAAGGAACGTTTACCCGTGTACCAG CGATCCCGACAGCGTTCCGAAAAGAGGTGATATCTAA